From one Passer domesticus isolate bPasDom1 chromosome 15, bPasDom1.hap1, whole genome shotgun sequence genomic stretch:
- the RBBP6 gene encoding E3 ubiquitin-protein ligase RBBP6 isoform X2, translating to MSCVHYKFSSKLNYDTVTFDGLHISLSDLKRQIMGREKLKAADCDLQITNAQTKEEYTDDSALIPKNSSVIVRRIPIGGVKATSKTYVISRSEPVSGTSKAIDDSSASISLAQLTKTANLAEANASEEDKIKAMMTQSGHEYDPVNYMKKPVGPPPPSYTCFRCGKPGHYIKNCPTNGDKNFESVPRIKKSTGIPRSFMMEVKDPNTKGAMLTNTGKYAIPTIDAEAYAIGKKEKPPFLPEEPSSSSEEDDPIPDELLCLICKDIMTDAVVIPCCGNSYCDECIRTALLESEEHTCPTCHQTDVSPDALIANKFLRQAVNNFKNETGYTKRLRKIQQQQQQQQQLPPPPPPPPPLMRQTITRTLQPLMRPALARQQEPLMIPLASLASRSALSSLGPGPAMAAGLPVNPSSVVVSDLPPAVSLSLRGEKPDGPFRDADAVLPPALMTAAELSKSSPLSISSLLEEKGYQVPVLRQPAIPSLLGPQGQSIPTTGHPMRAGALRRPGWELSNRGRPHSDRAQRTQAPSLPASAPVFVPVPPPPLYPPPPHALPLPPGVPPPQFPPQFPPGQPPSAGYTVPPPGYPPAPANMSSAWVPTAVPAAHSNTIPTTQAPPLSREEFYREQRRLKEEEKKKSKLDEFTNDFAKELMEYKKIQKERRRSFSRSKSPYSASSYSRSSYTYSKSRSGSSRSRSYSRSFSRSHSRSYSRSPPYQRRGKGKSRNYRSRSRSHGYHRSRSRSPPYRRYHSRSRSPVFRGQSPTKRTVPQSEAEREYFNRYREVPPYDMKAYYGRSVDFRDPFEKERYREWERNYREWYEKFYKGYAVGAQPRPPVNRENFSPERFGPPGTRRENSPYARGRREEYPAGQSHRNRNVAGNYPEKPGRESHGVKDPTKSKEKEVENPLGDSKGNKHKKHRKRRKGDENEGFPNVELLEGARKPREPVPTEDAKTDSLFMLPSRDDATPVRDEPMEADSIAFKPVSEKEKKEKDKPKAKVEKTKRKVEVAAAPKKDSVAKPAKASQEKGDPDREKSPRAEPPVKKVKEELPKTDSVKTSSSQKDEKALGTPRKAHPKVTKDHPETRPAKEEKAKKDHPKEAKAEKPSSKEEKSKKPAEKSKLSDAKLEKRKRKAEEKADKEHEATSAKAYKPETAESKTSPKGKAEPEGDKGERTPEKDKAAFLNNPSKKIKLNRETGKKIVSGENVPPGKEAVEKPEPSSSKVKAEKTKGKARRKVTAADGASSTLVDYTSTSSTGGSPVRKPEEKPDTKRTVIKTLEEYNNDITAPAEDVIIMIQVPQSKWDKDDFESEEEDIKSTTQVPPTIGKPTSVIKPVSAKAPNPLKHTEKETEPLEKIQKAAKEASYESTQHDAKSSKSSLSSEKGKTKDRDHSLSDKDSSEKRKSSVQPEKEHSERTAEQGNGKTVSQSSKDGRSSEKHDSGRGSAAKDFTPNRDKKSDHDGSREHSSSKRRDEKRKDSPSRIRDSTAVQKSKAREERVEAPKKGPAEAKRSSYSPPRERKPAEHKAVHDPKRPAEEHKPPEKNPGKEKEKEKEKEKEKHVPEVKSNKEKEPGGSKPPVKQDSPEVKAEKEKEKESAAAQGDKGAAKPKPPASSAARLSSDLTRETDEAAFVPDYNESDSESNVSAKDEEAAGKTPKEAKEKAVEKAKEEAAAPAPAEQPEAGRSQSQSSPSVSRSRSHSPSESQTRSHSSSASSGESQDSKKKKKKKEKKKHKKHKKHKKHKKHVGNETELEKSQKHKHKKKKSKKSKDKEKDDQKVKSVTT from the exons AAGTCGAAGTGAGCCAGTGAGTGGAACATCAAAAGCA ATTGATGACTCTTCTGCATCTATTTCTCTGGCCCAGCTTACTAAG ACTGCCAATCTGGCTGAAGCCAATGCTTCCGAGGAGGATAAAATAAAAGCTATGATGACACAGTCTGGCCATGAATATGATCCAGTCAA TTACATGAAGAAACCCGTGGGGCCACCTCCACCCTCCTACACCTGTTTTCGCTGTGGCAAACCTGGGCACTACATAAAGAACTGTCCAACGAATGGG GACAAAAATTTCGAGTCTGTTCCCAGAATTAAAAAAAGCACAGGAATTCCAAGAAGTTTTATGATGGAGGTGAAGGACCCGAACACAAAGGGTGCCATGCTGACCAACACTGGGAAATATGCAATTCCGACCATAGATGC GGAAGCTTATGCTATAGGAAAGAAGGAGAAGCCTCCCTTCCTACCTGAGGAgccatcctcctcctcagaaGAAGATGATCCTATTCCAGATGAGCTGTTGTGTCTCATTTGTAAGGATATAATGACGGATGCGGTTGTTATTCCCTGCTGTGGAAACAGTTACTGTGATGAAT GTATTAGAACAGCACTGCTGGAGTCCGAGGAGCACACATGCCCTACCTGCCATCAGACAGATGTTTCTCCTGATGCTTTAATCGCCAATAAGTTTCTGCGCCAG GCTGTCAACAACTTCAAAAACGAAACCGGTTACACAAAAAGGCTCCGTAAGAttcagcagcaacagcagcagcagcagcagctgccgcCACCaccaccgccgccgccgccgctgatGCGGCAGACGATCACGCGCACCCTGCAGCCGCTGATGCGGCCGGCCCTGGCCCGGCAGCAGGAGCCGCTCATGATCCCGCTGGCCTCGCTGGCCTCCCGCTCCGCCCTCTCCTCGCTGGGCCCCGGGCCGGCCATGGCAGCTGGGCTGCCGGTCAATCCGTCTTCTGTGGTTGTCTCCGATCTCCCTCCAGCCGTGTCCCTCTCTCTCCGTGGGGAAAAGCCAGATGGACCTTTTCG TGATGCCGATGCTGTTCTGCCTCCTGCTCTGAtgactgctgctgagctttccAAATCTTCCCCTTTGTCAATCAGCAGTTTGTTGGAAGAGAAg GGCTATCAGGTTCCTGTGCTGAGACAACCAGCGATACCAAGTCTTCTGGGCCCTCAAGGACAATCAATACCTACAACTG GTCATCCAATGAGAGCTGGTGCACTtcgcaggccaggctgggagct TTCAAATCGAGGACGCCCGCACAGTGACCGTGCCCAAAGGACTCAGGCCCCATCACTGCCAGCATCAGCACCAGTCTTTGTGCCTGTGCCTCCACCTCCCTTGTATCCTCCACCACCCCatgctcttcctcttcctccggGGGTACCACCACCACAGTTTCCTCCTCAGTTTCCACCTGGGCAGCCTCCATCCGCTGGGTACACTGTCCCCCCTCCCGGATatcccccagctcctgcaaaCATGTCATCAGCTTGGGTCCCAACAGCAGTGCCAGCGGCTCATTCAAACACCATCCCAACGACACAAGCACCTCCTCTCTCTAGGGAGGAGTTTTACAGAGAGCAACGGAGGCTTAAAGAGGA ggaaaagaaaaagtccAAACTTGATGAGTTTACAAATGATTTTGCTAAGGAATTGATGGAATATAAAAAGATTCAAAAGGAGCGTAGGCGTTCGTTTTCCAG GTCCAAGTCTCCCTATAGTGCTTCGTCTTACTCTAGAAGCTCGTACACCTACTCCAAGTCACGCTCAGGTTCGTCGCGCTCCCGCTCCTACTCGCGCTCCTTCAGCCGCTCCCATTCCCGCTCCTACTCGCGGTCGCCGCCCTATCAGAGACGGGGCAAAGGGAAGAGTCGGAACtaccgctcccgctcccgctcgcACGGCTACcaccgctcccgctcccgctcgcCCCCGTACAGGCGCTACCACTCCCGCTCCAGGTCCCCGGTGTTCCGCGGCCAGTCCCCCACCAAGCGGACGGTCCCGCAGAGCGAGGCCGAGCGCGAGTACTTCAACCGCTACCGAGAGGTGCCCCCGTACGACATGAAGGCTTACTATGGCCGCTCGGTGGACTTCAGAGACCCCTTTGAGAAGGAGAGATACAGAGAGTGGGAGAGGAACTACAGAGAGTGGTACGAGAAGTTTTACAAGGGCTATGCCGTGGGTGCTCAGCCACGGCCTCCAGTGAACAGAGAGAACTTCTCTCCAGAACGGTTTGGCCCACCTGGCACCAGACGAGAGAATTCACCCTATGCTCGGGGACGGAGGGAGGAGTATCCTGCTGGGCAGAGCCACAGGAATCGTAATGTAGCTGGAAACTACCCTGAAAAGCCTGGGAGAGAGAGCCACGGCGTCAAAGATCCTACAAAATCAAAAGAGAAGGAGGTGGAAAATCCACTGGGAGATAGCAAAGGCAATAAGCATAAAAAACACCggaagagaagaaaaggggATGAGAATGAAGGATTTCCCAACGTTGAGCTGTTGGAAGGAGCAAGAAAACCAAGAGAGCCAGTTCCAACAGAAGATGCTAAAACAGACTCTCTATTCATGCTGCCAAGCAGGGATGATGCCACCCCTGTAAGGGATGAGCCCATGGAAGCAGATTCCATTGCTTTCAAGCCAGTgtctgaaaaggagaaaaaagagaaggataAGCCAAAAGCAAAGGTTGAGAAAACAAAGCGGAAAGTAGAAGTGGCAGCTGCTCCAAAGAAAGACAGCGTAGCAAAACCAGCTAaagcttcccaggaaaagggGGACCCTGATCGCGAAAAATCTCCTCGAGCAGAACCTCCTGTGAAAAAAGTCAAGGAAGAGCTGCCAAAGACAGACAGTGTTAAAACCTCTTCCTCTCAGAAGGATGAGAAGGCTCTTGGTACACCACGGAAGGCTCATCCCAAAGTGACAAAGGACCACCCAGAAACCAGACCAGCCAAGGAGGAGAAGGCAAAGAAAGACCATCCTAAAGAAGCCAAGGCAGAGAAGCCCTCCAGCAAGGAGGAGAAGTCAAAGAAACCTGCTGAGAAAAGCAAACTTTCAGATGCCAAActtgagaaaaggaaaagaaaagcagaggaaaaggcTGATAAAGAACATGAGGCCACTTCTGCAAAGGCCTATAAACCCGAAACTGCAGAATCGAAAACATCACCCAAGGGGAAGGCTGAGCCCGAGGGGGACAAAGGAGAGCGGACCCCGGAAAAGGATAAAGCTGCTTTTCTTAACAACCCGTCCAAAAAGATTAAACTTAACCGAGAAACTGGAAAAAAGATTGTGAGCGGAGAAAACGTGCCACCTGGAAAAGAAGCTGTGGAGAAAcctgagcccagcagcagcaaagttAAAGCGgaaaagacaaagggaaaaGCAAGGAGGAAAGTGACGGCAGCTGATGGCGCTAGCTCGACTCTTGTGGATTACACCAG CACGAGTTCCACTGGGGGAAGCCCTGTCAGGAAGCCCGAGGAGAAGCCAGACACCAAACGAACTGTCATTAAGACCCTGGAGGAGTATAACAACGATATAACAGCCCCTGCTGAGGATGTCATTATCATGATCCAGGTCCCTCAGTCCAAGTGGGATAAAGATGACTTTGAGTCTGAAGAGGAAGACATCAAATCCACCACCCAGGTGCCCCCAACTATAGGAAAACCCACCAGTGTTATCAAACCTGTGAGTGCAAAGGCACCAAACCCCCTCAAACACACTGAAAAGGAGACAGAGCCTCTggagaaaatacagaaagctGCAAAAGAGGCAAGTTATGAAAGCACCCAACATGATGCCAAGAGTTCAAAAAGTTCCTTGTCGAGTGAAAAAGGTAAAACCAAAGACCGGGATCATTCTTTGTCAGACAAGGACAGTTCTGAGAAGAGGAAGAGCAGTGTTCAGCCAGAAAAAGAGCACTCAGAACGCACAGCTGAGCaaggaaatggaaaaactgTATCCCAGTCTTCTAAAGATGGCAGATCTTCAGAGAAGCATGACAGTGGCCGTGGCTCCGCTGCGAAGGACTTCACTCCCAACCGAGACAAGAAGTCTGACCATGATGGCAGCAGGGAGCACTCGAGTTCCAAGCGCAGAGATGAGAAGAGGAAAGACTCCCCGTCCCGCATCAGAGACTCCACAGCCGTGCAGAAGAGCAAAGCAAGAGAGGAGCGCGTGGAGGCGCCCAAGAAGGGCCCTGCAGAGGCCAAGCGGAGCAGCTACAGCCCCCCGCGGGAGCGCAAGCCCGCCGAGCACAAAGCTGTGCACGACCCCAAGCGCCCCGCCGAGGAGCACAAACCCCCGGAGAAAAACCCGGgcaaggagaaggagaaagagaaggagaaggagaaggagaagcatGTACCAGAGGTCAAGAGCAATAAGGAGAAAGAGCCAGGTGGGAGTAAACCACCGGTGAAGCAGGACTCGCCAGAAGTGAAAgcggagaaggagaaggagaaggagagcgCGGCGGCTCAGGGCGACAAAGGCGCGGCGAAGCCGAAGCCGCCGGCGAGCAGCGCCGCGCGCCTCTCGTCCGACCTCACCCGCGAGACCGACGAGGCCGCCTTCGTGCCGGACTACAACGAGAGCGACAGCGAGAGCAACGTGTCTGCCAAGGACGAGGAGGCTGCCGGGAAAACGCCCAAAGAGGCGAAGGAAAAGGCCGTGGAGAAGGCGAAAGAGGAggcggcggccccggctccCGCCGAGCAGCCAGAGGCGGGCAGGagccagagccagagcagccccagcgtCAGCCGCAGCCGCAGCCACAGCCCCTCCGAGAGCCAGACacgcagccacagcagcagtgccagctcagggGAGAGTCAGgacagcaagaaaaagaaaaagaagaaagagaagaagaagcACAAGAAACATAAGAAGCATAAGAAGCATAAGAAACACGTGGGAAATGAAACAGAATTGGAAAAGAGccaaaaacacaaacacaagaagaaaaaatcgAAGAAGAGCAAAGATAAAGAGAAAGACGACCAAAAAGTGAAATCTGTCACGACATAA
- the RBBP6 gene encoding E3 ubiquitin-protein ligase RBBP6 isoform X6 yields MSCVHYKFSSKLNYDTVTFDGLHISLSDLKRQIMGREKLKAADCDLQITNAQTKEEYTDDSALIPKNSSVIVRRIPIGGVKATSKTYVISRSEPVSGTSKAIDDSSASISLAQLTKTANLAEANASEEDKIKAMMTQSGHEYDPVNYMKKPVGPPPPSYTCFRCGKPGHYIKNCPTNGDKNFESVPRIKKSTGIPRSFMMEVKDPNTKGAMLTNTGKYAIPTIDAEAYAIGKKEKPPFLPEEPSSSSEEDDPIPDELLCLICKDIMTDAVVIPCCGNSYCDECIRTALLESEEHTCPTCHQTDVSPDALIANKFLRQAVNNFKNETGYTKRLRKIQQQQQQQQQLPPPPPPPPPLMRQTITRTLQPLMRPALARQQEPLMIPLASLASRSALSSLGPGPAMAAGLPVNPSSVVVSDLPPAVSLSLRGEKPDGPFRDADAVLPPALMTAAELSKSSPLSISSLLEEKGYQVPVLRQPAIPSLLGPQGQSIPTTGHPMRAGALRRPGWELSNRGRPHSDRAQRTQAPSLPASAPVFVPVPPPPLYPPPPHALPLPPGVPPPQFPPQFPPGQPPSAGYTVPPPGYPPAPANMSSAWVPTAVPAAHSNTIPTTQAPPLSREEFYREQRRLKEESKSPYSASSYSRSSYTYSKSRSGSSRSRSYSRSFSRSHSRSYSRSPPYQRRGKGKSRNYRSRSRSHGYHRSRSRSPPYRRYHSRSRSPVFRGQSPTKRTVPQSEAEREYFNRYREVPPYDMKAYYGRSVDFRDPFEKERYREWERNYREWYEKFYKGYAVGAQPRPPVNRENFSPERFGPPGTRRENSPYARGRREEYPAGQSHRNRNVAGNYPEKPGRESHGVKDPTKSKEKEVENPLGDSKGNKHKKHRKRRKGDENEGFPNVELLEGARKPREPVPTEDAKTDSLFMLPSRDDATPVRDEPMEADSIAFKPVSEKEKKEKDKPKAKVEKTKRKVEVAAAPKKDSVAKPAKASQEKGDPDREKSPRAEPPVKKVKEELPKTDSVKTSSSQKDEKALGTPRKAHPKVTKDHPETRPAKEEKAKKDHPKEAKAEKPSSKEEKSKKPAEKSKLSDAKLEKRKRKAEEKADKEHEATSAKAYKPETAESKTSPKGKAEPEGDKGERTPEKDKAAFLNNPSKKIKLNRETGKKIVSGENVPPGKEAVEKPEPSSSKVKAEKTKGKARRKVTAADGASSTLVDYTSTSSTGGSPVRKPEEKPDTKRTVIKTLEEYNNDITAPAEDVIIMIQVPQSKWDKDDFESEEEDIKSTTQVPPTIGKPTSVIKPVSAKAPNPLKHTEKETEPLEKIQKAAKEASYESTQHDAKSSKSSLSSEKGKTKDRDHSLSDKDSSEKRKSSVQPEKEHSERTAEQGNGKTVSQSSKDGRSSEKHDSGRGSAAKDFTPNRDKKSDHDGSREHSSSKRRDEKRKDSPSRIRDSTAVQKSKAREERVEAPKKGPAEAKRSSYSPPRERKPAEHKAVHDPKRPAEEHKPPEKNPGKEKEKEKEKEKEKHVPEVKSNKEKEPGGSKPPVKQDSPEVKAEKEKEKESAAAQGDKGAAKPKPPASSAARLSSDLTRETDEAAFVPDYNESDSESNVSAKDEEAAGKTPKEAKEKAVEKAKEEAAAPAPAEQPEAGRSQSQSSPSVSRSRSHSPSESQTRSHSSSASSGESQDSKKKKKKKEKKKHKKHKKHKKHKKHVGNETELEKSQKHKHKKKKSKKSKDKEKDDQKVKSVTT; encoded by the exons AAGTCGAAGTGAGCCAGTGAGTGGAACATCAAAAGCA ATTGATGACTCTTCTGCATCTATTTCTCTGGCCCAGCTTACTAAG ACTGCCAATCTGGCTGAAGCCAATGCTTCCGAGGAGGATAAAATAAAAGCTATGATGACACAGTCTGGCCATGAATATGATCCAGTCAA TTACATGAAGAAACCCGTGGGGCCACCTCCACCCTCCTACACCTGTTTTCGCTGTGGCAAACCTGGGCACTACATAAAGAACTGTCCAACGAATGGG GACAAAAATTTCGAGTCTGTTCCCAGAATTAAAAAAAGCACAGGAATTCCAAGAAGTTTTATGATGGAGGTGAAGGACCCGAACACAAAGGGTGCCATGCTGACCAACACTGGGAAATATGCAATTCCGACCATAGATGC GGAAGCTTATGCTATAGGAAAGAAGGAGAAGCCTCCCTTCCTACCTGAGGAgccatcctcctcctcagaaGAAGATGATCCTATTCCAGATGAGCTGTTGTGTCTCATTTGTAAGGATATAATGACGGATGCGGTTGTTATTCCCTGCTGTGGAAACAGTTACTGTGATGAAT GTATTAGAACAGCACTGCTGGAGTCCGAGGAGCACACATGCCCTACCTGCCATCAGACAGATGTTTCTCCTGATGCTTTAATCGCCAATAAGTTTCTGCGCCAG GCTGTCAACAACTTCAAAAACGAAACCGGTTACACAAAAAGGCTCCGTAAGAttcagcagcaacagcagcagcagcagcagctgccgcCACCaccaccgccgccgccgccgctgatGCGGCAGACGATCACGCGCACCCTGCAGCCGCTGATGCGGCCGGCCCTGGCCCGGCAGCAGGAGCCGCTCATGATCCCGCTGGCCTCGCTGGCCTCCCGCTCCGCCCTCTCCTCGCTGGGCCCCGGGCCGGCCATGGCAGCTGGGCTGCCGGTCAATCCGTCTTCTGTGGTTGTCTCCGATCTCCCTCCAGCCGTGTCCCTCTCTCTCCGTGGGGAAAAGCCAGATGGACCTTTTCG TGATGCCGATGCTGTTCTGCCTCCTGCTCTGAtgactgctgctgagctttccAAATCTTCCCCTTTGTCAATCAGCAGTTTGTTGGAAGAGAAg GGCTATCAGGTTCCTGTGCTGAGACAACCAGCGATACCAAGTCTTCTGGGCCCTCAAGGACAATCAATACCTACAACTG GTCATCCAATGAGAGCTGGTGCACTtcgcaggccaggctgggagct TTCAAATCGAGGACGCCCGCACAGTGACCGTGCCCAAAGGACTCAGGCCCCATCACTGCCAGCATCAGCACCAGTCTTTGTGCCTGTGCCTCCACCTCCCTTGTATCCTCCACCACCCCatgctcttcctcttcctccggGGGTACCACCACCACAGTTTCCTCCTCAGTTTCCACCTGGGCAGCCTCCATCCGCTGGGTACACTGTCCCCCCTCCCGGATatcccccagctcctgcaaaCATGTCATCAGCTTGGGTCCCAACAGCAGTGCCAGCGGCTCATTCAAACACCATCCCAACGACACAAGCACCTCCTCTCTCTAGGGAGGAGTTTTACAGAGAGCAACGGAGGCTTAAAGAGGA GTCCAAGTCTCCCTATAGTGCTTCGTCTTACTCTAGAAGCTCGTACACCTACTCCAAGTCACGCTCAGGTTCGTCGCGCTCCCGCTCCTACTCGCGCTCCTTCAGCCGCTCCCATTCCCGCTCCTACTCGCGGTCGCCGCCCTATCAGAGACGGGGCAAAGGGAAGAGTCGGAACtaccgctcccgctcccgctcgcACGGCTACcaccgctcccgctcccgctcgcCCCCGTACAGGCGCTACCACTCCCGCTCCAGGTCCCCGGTGTTCCGCGGCCAGTCCCCCACCAAGCGGACGGTCCCGCAGAGCGAGGCCGAGCGCGAGTACTTCAACCGCTACCGAGAGGTGCCCCCGTACGACATGAAGGCTTACTATGGCCGCTCGGTGGACTTCAGAGACCCCTTTGAGAAGGAGAGATACAGAGAGTGGGAGAGGAACTACAGAGAGTGGTACGAGAAGTTTTACAAGGGCTATGCCGTGGGTGCTCAGCCACGGCCTCCAGTGAACAGAGAGAACTTCTCTCCAGAACGGTTTGGCCCACCTGGCACCAGACGAGAGAATTCACCCTATGCTCGGGGACGGAGGGAGGAGTATCCTGCTGGGCAGAGCCACAGGAATCGTAATGTAGCTGGAAACTACCCTGAAAAGCCTGGGAGAGAGAGCCACGGCGTCAAAGATCCTACAAAATCAAAAGAGAAGGAGGTGGAAAATCCACTGGGAGATAGCAAAGGCAATAAGCATAAAAAACACCggaagagaagaaaaggggATGAGAATGAAGGATTTCCCAACGTTGAGCTGTTGGAAGGAGCAAGAAAACCAAGAGAGCCAGTTCCAACAGAAGATGCTAAAACAGACTCTCTATTCATGCTGCCAAGCAGGGATGATGCCACCCCTGTAAGGGATGAGCCCATGGAAGCAGATTCCATTGCTTTCAAGCCAGTgtctgaaaaggagaaaaaagagaaggataAGCCAAAAGCAAAGGTTGAGAAAACAAAGCGGAAAGTAGAAGTGGCAGCTGCTCCAAAGAAAGACAGCGTAGCAAAACCAGCTAaagcttcccaggaaaagggGGACCCTGATCGCGAAAAATCTCCTCGAGCAGAACCTCCTGTGAAAAAAGTCAAGGAAGAGCTGCCAAAGACAGACAGTGTTAAAACCTCTTCCTCTCAGAAGGATGAGAAGGCTCTTGGTACACCACGGAAGGCTCATCCCAAAGTGACAAAGGACCACCCAGAAACCAGACCAGCCAAGGAGGAGAAGGCAAAGAAAGACCATCCTAAAGAAGCCAAGGCAGAGAAGCCCTCCAGCAAGGAGGAGAAGTCAAAGAAACCTGCTGAGAAAAGCAAACTTTCAGATGCCAAActtgagaaaaggaaaagaaaagcagaggaaaaggcTGATAAAGAACATGAGGCCACTTCTGCAAAGGCCTATAAACCCGAAACTGCAGAATCGAAAACATCACCCAAGGGGAAGGCTGAGCCCGAGGGGGACAAAGGAGAGCGGACCCCGGAAAAGGATAAAGCTGCTTTTCTTAACAACCCGTCCAAAAAGATTAAACTTAACCGAGAAACTGGAAAAAAGATTGTGAGCGGAGAAAACGTGCCACCTGGAAAAGAAGCTGTGGAGAAAcctgagcccagcagcagcaaagttAAAGCGgaaaagacaaagggaaaaGCAAGGAGGAAAGTGACGGCAGCTGATGGCGCTAGCTCGACTCTTGTGGATTACACCAG CACGAGTTCCACTGGGGGAAGCCCTGTCAGGAAGCCCGAGGAGAAGCCAGACACCAAACGAACTGTCATTAAGACCCTGGAGGAGTATAACAACGATATAACAGCCCCTGCTGAGGATGTCATTATCATGATCCAGGTCCCTCAGTCCAAGTGGGATAAAGATGACTTTGAGTCTGAAGAGGAAGACATCAAATCCACCACCCAGGTGCCCCCAACTATAGGAAAACCCACCAGTGTTATCAAACCTGTGAGTGCAAAGGCACCAAACCCCCTCAAACACACTGAAAAGGAGACAGAGCCTCTggagaaaatacagaaagctGCAAAAGAGGCAAGTTATGAAAGCACCCAACATGATGCCAAGAGTTCAAAAAGTTCCTTGTCGAGTGAAAAAGGTAAAACCAAAGACCGGGATCATTCTTTGTCAGACAAGGACAGTTCTGAGAAGAGGAAGAGCAGTGTTCAGCCAGAAAAAGAGCACTCAGAACGCACAGCTGAGCaaggaaatggaaaaactgTATCCCAGTCTTCTAAAGATGGCAGATCTTCAGAGAAGCATGACAGTGGCCGTGGCTCCGCTGCGAAGGACTTCACTCCCAACCGAGACAAGAAGTCTGACCATGATGGCAGCAGGGAGCACTCGAGTTCCAAGCGCAGAGATGAGAAGAGGAAAGACTCCCCGTCCCGCATCAGAGACTCCACAGCCGTGCAGAAGAGCAAAGCAAGAGAGGAGCGCGTGGAGGCGCCCAAGAAGGGCCCTGCAGAGGCCAAGCGGAGCAGCTACAGCCCCCCGCGGGAGCGCAAGCCCGCCGAGCACAAAGCTGTGCACGACCCCAAGCGCCCCGCCGAGGAGCACAAACCCCCGGAGAAAAACCCGGgcaaggagaaggagaaagagaaggagaaggagaaggagaagcatGTACCAGAGGTCAAGAGCAATAAGGAGAAAGAGCCAGGTGGGAGTAAACCACCGGTGAAGCAGGACTCGCCAGAAGTGAAAgcggagaaggagaaggagaaggagagcgCGGCGGCTCAGGGCGACAAAGGCGCGGCGAAGCCGAAGCCGCCGGCGAGCAGCGCCGCGCGCCTCTCGTCCGACCTCACCCGCGAGACCGACGAGGCCGCCTTCGTGCCGGACTACAACGAGAGCGACAGCGAGAGCAACGTGTCTGCCAAGGACGAGGAGGCTGCCGGGAAAACGCCCAAAGAGGCGAAGGAAAAGGCCGTGGAGAAGGCGAAAGAGGAggcggcggccccggctccCGCCGAGCAGCCAGAGGCGGGCAGGagccagagccagagcagccccagcgtCAGCCGCAGCCGCAGCCACAGCCCCTCCGAGAGCCAGACacgcagccacagcagcagtgccagctcagggGAGAGTCAGgacagcaagaaaaagaaaaagaagaaagagaagaagaagcACAAGAAACATAAGAAGCATAAGAAGCATAAGAAACACGTGGGAAATGAAACAGAATTGGAAAAGAGccaaaaacacaaacacaagaagaaaaaatcgAAGAAGAGCAAAGATAAAGAGAAAGACGACCAAAAAGTGAAATCTGTCACGACATAA